In Nocardia terpenica, the genomic window AGACCTGTTGCGCCACCGGATCGCACAGGCGCTTCCAGGTCTGCAGGGTCTCCTCGATCCAGTCGTTGGGCGTCCACGCCACGGTCTTGGCGGCGCCCGCGGGCAGCGTGGTGGCGGCGTCGAGCCACAGCTCGGCCAGATGCGCGGCGTCCGCGACCGCCCGCTGCGAGCCGGACGACACCGGCGCCACGGTGGAGCCGAGCTGCTGGCGGGCCAGCCGCTTGGCAATGTCGTAGTTCACCGGTCCGGACTGCGAGCCCGGCTGGCCCATGGTGGAGAACATCGCGCCCAGCGAGGTCAGCATCTGCCCGAGCGCCGACGGATCGAATCCGCCCGCGCCCGAACCGCCCATGCCGAAGCCGAAGGGGTTGTTCGCGCCGGACCCGCTCTGATCGTCCCGCTTGTTGCGGTCGGGATCGTCATCGCGGTTGGAGAATCCGAAGGGCACGTCACTCATGCCCCAAGATTACGCGGGTGGTGTTGGGCGAGCCGCTACTGTGGGCCGGGTGAACCGACGGATCCTGACCCTGCTGGCCGCCTTCGTCCCCGTCCTCGTGCTAGGTGTCGCGGGTAGTGCGGTCACGGTGCCGTTCGTCGCCTTAGGCCCCGGTCCCACCTTCAATACGCTGGGTGAGGTCGAGGGCAAGCAGGTCGTCGATGTGCAGAACGCGCCGGTTCAGCCGACCTCCGGCAACCTCAATATGACGACGGTGTCCGTTCGCGACGGGCTGAATATTTTCGAGGCGTTCGGGCTGTGGGCCGACGGCCGCTACGGCATCCGGCCGCGCTCGGAGGTGTATCCGCCGGGGGTGCCGCGCGAGCAGGTCGACAAGTCCAATCAGCAGGACTTCAAGAACTCCGAGAGCAATGCCGAACTGGCCGCGCTGCACTATCTGAAGTATCCGACGGTGGTGAAGGTGCAGACCGTCACCGACAACAGCCCGGCCAAGGGCGTGCTGCAGACCGGCGACGAGCTGCTGAGCGTGGCCGGGCGGCCGGTCGGCATCGCCGCCGACGTCGTGGACGCCGTGCGCGCCGCCGCGCCGGGGACCGGCGTGCCGATCGTGGTGCGCTGCGGCGACGCCGAGCAGACGGTGACCGTCACCGTCGGCGCGCAGCCGCAGGACAAGACGAAGGGCTACCTCGGGGTGAGCCTCGACGAGCAGCCGCGCTCGGCGATCAAGGTGGCCTTCAACCTGGCCGATATCGGCGGCCCCTCGGCCGGCCTCATGTTCAGTCTGGCCCTGGTCGACAAGCTCAGCACCGGAAAGCTCAACGACGGCAAGTTCGTCGCGGGCACCGGCACCATCGACCCCGACGGCAAGGTGGGGCCCATCGGCGGCATCCAGTACAAGATGATCGCCGCCCGCGAGGCCGGGGCGCAGACCTTCCTGGTCCCCGCCGACAACTGCTCGGAGGCCCGCCAGCGCACGCCCGCGGGCCTGAAACTGGTGAAGGTCGACACGCTCACCAGCGCGGTGCACTCCCTCGAGGACCTCACCGCGGGCAAGACCGTGCCCAGCTGCGGCTAGTCCTCCGGCTCGTTCTCGAGCGTATGCCGAAGGGCCTCCACCAGATTCGGGGCCAGGTTCGGGGCGGTGCGCAGGTCGATATCGCCGAACGGATCGTCGTCCTCGCCGGGGCGCAGCTGCAGCAGGCACAGCGAGACGCCGTCGCGCAGCGCCCCGGCGAACAGGCGGGCGTCGCGGCGGCCCGGATGGGTGACCGCGGCGTCGCGGGCCGCGCGGTCGGCGGCGTCGGGGTCGGCCAGCAGCGGGACGATGGCGTCGTCGAGGGTCTGCTCGGCATCCGGCGGCAGCACCACGATCTGCTGCACCAGCACGCACCCCTGCACCGCGGGCGGCCAGCTGGTGGTGCCCAGGAACTCGTCGAGCGCCATCGGGTCGCCGCCCACGTCCTCCGGAAGCGGTTCCTGCGCAATGGGAGTCAGCTCCGCGCCGTCGGTGAGCTGATCCTCCAGGGTGGGCTCGGCGGCGACCAGATCCGCGGTGGGCACCAGCGCGAACATCTGGGGCGGCCGATCCCAGCCCTCCGCGTCGGCGTACTCCGCCACCTCACGAATGCAGCGGTAGAGGGCGGAGGCCGGATTGTCGACAGTCACGCGGGCAGAGTCTAGGGCGCGGCCCGGGCGGCCGGGCGCGGACCCCGGCGGGGAAGCGGCCACCGAGCGCAATCCCCGGATTTCCGCCGAAATAGATATCTTTTTCAACCAATTCCTCGGGATCGTGACGATATCCGATGGGTTGTTTCCGGACGAAACATCGGCCCGTTTAAGATGCCCTCCCATGAGTCGACGCCTTCTTCGCGCCCTCGTCACCGTGTCCGCAATAGCCGCGGCATTCGCCGGGCTCCCGGTGGCCGCCGCCGATCTCGGATTACCCCCGGTGCCCGCGGCCGATCCCTTCTACGCCCAGCCGAATTCGCTGACCGGCGCGAGCATGGGAGATGTGATCGACAGCCGTCCGGTCGAGGTGTTCGGCGTGCCCGCGCACGGGCCGCTGACCGCGTGGCAGCTGAAGTACGTCAGCCAGGACACCCAGGGCACGCCGTGGACCACCACGGCCCTGGTGCTGCGGCCCGCGCAGACCACCGCGACGCCGAAACTCGTTGCCTTCCAGCCGTGGATCGACTCGCTCGACTCCCGCTGCAACCCGTCCTACCAGCTGCGCGCGGGCCTGGGCTACCTCGCCTCGACCGGCATGCTGGCCGAGATGCCCAACCTGGCGAGCCTGCTCGACCGCGGCTACACCGTGGTCGTGCCGGACTACCTGGGCCCGCACAACCAGTTCGCCGCCGGGTACGTGGAGGGCCGCAACACACTCGACGGAATTCGCGCCGCCGAGAATTTCGCCCCGGCCGGATTGTCCGGGACCGGCACCCCGGTCGGGCTCTTCGGATATTCCGGCGGTGCGCGCGGCACCGAATTCGCCGCCGAACTCGCGCCGAAATACGCCCCGGAGCTGAATATCCGCGGCGTGGCGGCGGGCGGCCTGCCCACCGATATGGGCGCCTCCGCGGCGCTCATGAACGGCGGGGTGTTCGCCGGTATCGATATCTCCTCGGCCTTCGGCATCGCCCGCGCCTACCCCGAGCTCAACATTCCCGCCTACTTCAAGCCGGGCGTCGAGCAGCAGGTGTCCGGGCTGTGCCAGACCCAGATCGTGCCCACCTACGCGTTCACGCACCTGCAGGACTACACGGTCGGCGGCAGCTGGCCGCTCGGCGAGCCCGCGGTGGCCCGCGTGCTGGAGACCCTGCGGGCGGGCCGGTACGGCACCCCGGCCGCGCCGCTGTATCTGTTCTCCGGCGCCGACGACCAGATCGCGCCCGCCGCGAAAACCCGTGAGCTGGTGGAGGATTACCGTGCCCGCGGCGTGGACGTGACCTACGCCGAGTATCCCGGCACCGAACACGTGCTCTCCCAGAACGCGGGGTCCTCGGCGGCGCTGGCGTGGCTCGCCGGGCATATGGACTGACGGGGAGCCCGGTCCGCTCGGTTCCGTTTTCCGTAGAGTAGGCGCGAGAACGGTCCGCAGGGACCCCGCAACATCGGACTGCGGTGCGCCGGTCGCGAAGTCGCGCCGGGCGCCGCCGGAACTGGGAGAGTGGCATCGTGGGCATGCGCCCCCCGACAGGCTTACCTTCGCTGTCCCGCCGCAGCCGAGTGCTGCTGGTGACGGCCCTCGTGATAGCGGCGTTGCTGCTGGTGGGTCCGCGGCTGACCGACGCCTATACCAACTGGCTGTGGTTCGGCGAGGTCGGCTTCCGCGGTGTGTACACCACGGTGCTGTTCACCCGGATCCTGCTGTTCCTGGTGGTGGCGGTCGCGGTCGGGTTCCTGATCTGGCTGGCGCTGCTGGCGGCCTACCGCGCCCGGCCGGTGTTCGTGCCGGTCTCCGGGCCCAACGACCCGATCGCGCGCTACCGCACCACGGTGATGGGTCGGCTGCGGCTGTTCGGCCTCGGCATCCCGATCCTGGTCGGCCTGCTGTCGGGGCTGGTGGCGCAGTCGAGCTGGGTGACCGTGCAGCTGTTCCTGCACGGCGGCTCCTTCCATCAGAAGGATCCGCAGTTCGGCCTGGACGTCGGCTTCTACGCCTTCGACCTGCCGTTCTACAAGATGCTGCTGAACTGGCTGTTCGTCGCGGTGGTCATCGCGTTCTTCGCGAACCTGGTGACGCACTACGTCTTCGGCGGCCTGCGGCTGTCCGGGCGGGAGGGCACGCTGACCCGCCCGGCGCGCATCCAGCTCGCGGTGATCGCGGGGCTGTTCGTGGTGCTCAAGGCGATCGCGTACTGGTTCGACCGGTACTCGCTGCTGTCGAGCACCCGCGAGGAGCCCACCTTCACCGGCGGCTCCTACACCGATATCAACGCGGTGCTGCCCGCCAAGCTCATCCTGATGTCGATCGCGATCATCTGCGCCGTCGCCTTCTTCGCCGGAGTCGTGCTGCGGGACCTGCGGGTTCCGGCGATGGCGGCGGCGCTGCTGGTGCTGTCGTCGATCCTGGTGGGCGCGGTGTGGCCGCTGATCGTGGAGCAGTTCGAGGTGCGCCCGAACGCGGCCACCAAGGAGGCCACCTACATCGAGCGCAATATCGATGCGACGCGAAAAGCCTACGGGCTCAACGACGTTCAATACATCGACTACAAGGGCACGCAGACCAAGGATCCGTCCGCCAGCCCGGCCGACCAGCAGACCATCCGCAACATCCGGCTGCTGGACCCGAACCTGCTGACCCAGACCTTCACCCAGCGCCAGCAGCTGCAGAACTTCTACGGCTTCCCCGACCCGCTGGACATCGACCGCTACACGATCAACGGCGAGATGCAGGACTACGTGGTGGCGGCCCGGGAACTGGTGCCGCAGTACCTGTCCAGCAACCAGACCAACTGGATCAACAAGCACACCGTCTACACCCACGGCAACGGTTTCGTCGCCTCGCCCGCCAACCGGGTCAACGTCGCGCCGCCGAAGGAGACCCAGCAGGCCGCCTCGGCGACCGCGGCGGGCAACAGCTCGACCGGCGGCGGTTACGGCTACCCGGTGTTCAATGTCGGCGATCTGTCCACGGTCAGTGACCTGTTCACGCCGAAGGACAAGGAGGCGATCAAGGTCGATCAGCCGCGCATCTATTTCGGCGAGCTGATCTCCAAGTCCGATGCCGACTACGCCATCGTCGGCGGCAACGGGCAGCCGCCGCGCGAATACGACACGCCCACCGATCAGTACTCCTACACCGGCAAGGGCGGCGTGCCGATCGGCAACTGGTTCAACCGGCTCGCCTTCGCCGCCAAGTACGCCGAGCGCAACATCCTGTTCTCCGGCGCCATCGGGTCCGACTCGAAGATCATCTTCAACCGCAACCCGCGCGACCGCGTGCAGCAGGTGGCGCCGTGGCTGACCGCCGACGGCAACGTCTACCCGGCGGTGGTCAACGGCCGCATCCAGTGGATCGTGGACGCCTACACCACGCTGGACAACTACCCCTACGCGCAGCACACCCCGCTGGACGGGGTGGTCGAGGACAGCATCGATCAGAACACCGGGCGGATGCTGCCGCGCAAGGAGGTCAGCTACATTCGCAACTCGGTGAAGGCGACCGTCGACGCCTACGACGGCACGGTCACCCTCTACGAGGCCGATCCCTCCGATCCGGTGCTCAAGGCGTGGGAGGGCGTGTTCCCCAACGCGGTCAAACCGGCGAGCGCGATCTCGCCGGAACTGCGCGCGCACTTCCGCTACCCCGAGGACCTGTTCAAGGTGCAGCGGGAGATGCTGGCGAAGTACCACGTGAACGATCCGCGAGAGTTCTTCACCAACAACGCCTTCTGGTCGGTGCCCAGCGATCCGACCTCCGACACCCCGACCAGCGCCAATCAGCCGCCGTACTACCTGCTGATGGGCGATCCGAAGACGGGCAAGTCGTCGTTCAAGCTGACCAGCGCCATGGTGGGCTTCAAGCGACAGTTCCTGGCCGCCTACATCTCGGTCGGATCGGACCCGGACAACTACGGCAAGTTCACGGTCCTGCAGTTGCCGACGGACTCGCAGACGCCGGGTCCACAACAGGTGCAGACCTCGATGACCACGGACGCGCGCGTCTCCAACGAGCGAACGACGCTGACCGGTGGCAATACCAACAAGATCAAATATGGAAACTTGTTGACGCTACCGGTCGGTGACGGCGGCATCCTCTATGTCGAACCGTGGTATCTGGAACGCAACGCCGGGCCCAATACCGCGTCGTTCCCGCAGCTGGTGCGCGTGCTGGCCAGCTACGGCGACAAGGTCGGCTATCAACCCACGCTGGGCGACGCGCTGAACGACGTCCAGGACGGCCTGGGCGCGGTGGCGACCCAGCAACCCGGTCAGGCGGCGATCAACCCGCCGGGCACGAATCCGCCGCCGGGCCAGAACAATCCACCGCCGCCGGTCACGCCGCCGCCCACCGGTTCGTCCGGTGGCAAGGACGCCGCGGTCAAGGAGCTCAACGACGCCCTGAAGGGCGTGCAGGACGCGCAGCGGTCGGGTGATCTGGGCCAGCTCGGCAAGGCCCTGGAGGGCCTGCAGAACGCGGTCAACGATTACAACAAGGCAGGCGGGTAACGCCCGGTCCGACGACGAAGGGCGCTGTCCCCCGGTGGGAGGCAGCGCCCTTCGTGATTACGCGGAGGATCGTCAGTGGCCCAGCGACTCGATCAGGCTGCTGTTCTGCTGCAGGATCTGCTGGTACTGCCCGTCGAAGCCGAACTGCTTGGCGACCTGCTCGCCCGCGCTCTTGGCCTGGTCGATCAGGACCTGGCGATCGGTGGG contains:
- a CDS encoding YlbL family protein produces the protein MNRRILTLLAAFVPVLVLGVAGSAVTVPFVALGPGPTFNTLGEVEGKQVVDVQNAPVQPTSGNLNMTTVSVRDGLNIFEAFGLWADGRYGIRPRSEVYPPGVPREQVDKSNQQDFKNSESNAELAALHYLKYPTVVKVQTVTDNSPAKGVLQTGDELLSVAGRPVGIAADVVDAVRAAAPGTGVPIVVRCGDAEQTVTVTVGAQPQDKTKGYLGVSLDEQPRSAIKVAFNLADIGGPSAGLMFSLALVDKLSTGKLNDGKFVAGTGTIDPDGKVGPIGGIQYKMIAAREAGAQTFLVPADNCSEARQRTPAGLKLVKVDTLTSAVHSLEDLTAGKTVPSCG
- a CDS encoding PPA1309 family protein; translated protein: MTVDNPASALYRCIREVAEYADAEGWDRPPQMFALVPTADLVAAEPTLEDQLTDGAELTPIAQEPLPEDVGGDPMALDEFLGTTSWPPAVQGCVLVQQIVVLPPDAEQTLDDAIVPLLADPDAADRAARDAAVTHPGRRDARLFAGALRDGVSLCLLQLRPGEDDDPFGDIDLRTAPNLAPNLVEALRHTLENEPED
- a CDS encoding lipase family protein, with the protein product MSRRLLRALVTVSAIAAAFAGLPVAAADLGLPPVPAADPFYAQPNSLTGASMGDVIDSRPVEVFGVPAHGPLTAWQLKYVSQDTQGTPWTTTALVLRPAQTTATPKLVAFQPWIDSLDSRCNPSYQLRAGLGYLASTGMLAEMPNLASLLDRGYTVVVPDYLGPHNQFAAGYVEGRNTLDGIRAAENFAPAGLSGTGTPVGLFGYSGGARGTEFAAELAPKYAPELNIRGVAAGGLPTDMGASAALMNGGVFAGIDISSAFGIARAYPELNIPAYFKPGVEQQVSGLCQTQIVPTYAFTHLQDYTVGGSWPLGEPAVARVLETLRAGRYGTPAAPLYLFSGADDQIAPAAKTRELVEDYRARGVDVTYAEYPGTEHVLSQNAGSSAALAWLAGHMD
- a CDS encoding UPF0182 family protein, producing the protein MGMRPPTGLPSLSRRSRVLLVTALVIAALLLVGPRLTDAYTNWLWFGEVGFRGVYTTVLFTRILLFLVVAVAVGFLIWLALLAAYRARPVFVPVSGPNDPIARYRTTVMGRLRLFGLGIPILVGLLSGLVAQSSWVTVQLFLHGGSFHQKDPQFGLDVGFYAFDLPFYKMLLNWLFVAVVIAFFANLVTHYVFGGLRLSGREGTLTRPARIQLAVIAGLFVVLKAIAYWFDRYSLLSSTREEPTFTGGSYTDINAVLPAKLILMSIAIICAVAFFAGVVLRDLRVPAMAAALLVLSSILVGAVWPLIVEQFEVRPNAATKEATYIERNIDATRKAYGLNDVQYIDYKGTQTKDPSASPADQQTIRNIRLLDPNLLTQTFTQRQQLQNFYGFPDPLDIDRYTINGEMQDYVVAARELVPQYLSSNQTNWINKHTVYTHGNGFVASPANRVNVAPPKETQQAASATAAGNSSTGGGYGYPVFNVGDLSTVSDLFTPKDKEAIKVDQPRIYFGELISKSDADYAIVGGNGQPPREYDTPTDQYSYTGKGGVPIGNWFNRLAFAAKYAERNILFSGAIGSDSKIIFNRNPRDRVQQVAPWLTADGNVYPAVVNGRIQWIVDAYTTLDNYPYAQHTPLDGVVEDSIDQNTGRMLPRKEVSYIRNSVKATVDAYDGTVTLYEADPSDPVLKAWEGVFPNAVKPASAISPELRAHFRYPEDLFKVQREMLAKYHVNDPREFFTNNAFWSVPSDPTSDTPTSANQPPYYLLMGDPKTGKSSFKLTSAMVGFKRQFLAAYISVGSDPDNYGKFTVLQLPTDSQTPGPQQVQTSMTTDARVSNERTTLTGGNTNKIKYGNLLTLPVGDGGILYVEPWYLERNAGPNTASFPQLVRVLASYGDKVGYQPTLGDALNDVQDGLGAVATQQPGQAAINPPGTNPPPGQNNPPPPVTPPPTGSSGGKDAAVKELNDALKGVQDAQRSGDLGQLGKALEGLQNAVNDYNKAGG